From Asterias amurensis chromosome 3, ASM3211899v1, a single genomic window includes:
- the LOC139934903 gene encoding uncharacterized protein translates to MREQCKFINSKLSQFVKHLMTVLSAILFTYYTVHVLDLPVDFYLWSRPEFTTRIFTRSDQDSLLVSSTPIKKTTAKRLFGPMEKGMSLDHADINSERFPQVKEMVSTSQAQTAAL, encoded by the exons ATGCGAGAGCAGTGTAAATTCATTAACTCAAAACTGTCCCAGTTTGTCAAACATCTGATGACAGTCCTGTCCGCGATCTTGTTTACTTACTACACTGTTCATGTTCTAGATCTACCAGTAGACTTCTACTTGTGGTCAAGACCAGAGTTTACGACTAGAATATTCACCAGAAG tGATCAAGATAGTCTACTGGTGTCATCAAcgccaataaaaaaaaccacagcAAAGAGACTGTTTGGACCGATGGAGAAAGGAATGTCACTAGACCATGCAGACATTAACTCAGAACG GTTTCCACAGGTAAAAGAAATGGTCAGCACATCCCAAGCCCAAACCGCAGCCCTATAG